From the Streptomyces sp. Tu 2975 genome, one window contains:
- a CDS encoding GntR family transcriptional regulator, with amino-acid sequence MDRTSPVPLYFQLSQQLESAIERGVLTPGSLLGNEIELAGRLGLSRPTVRQAIQSLVDKGLLVRRRGVGTQVVHSQVRRPLELSSLYDDLEAAGQRPATVVLTNETEPASAEVAAALGVPEGSEVRLIERLRYAHGEPMARLRNHLPAGLLECDTERLESTGLYRMMRAAGITLHSARQSVGARAATEQEAELLGEAAGAPLLTMERATFDDTGRPVEFGSHVYRASRYAFEFQLLVRP; translated from the coding sequence GTGGACCGGACCAGCCCGGTCCCGCTCTATTTCCAGCTTTCGCAGCAGCTGGAATCAGCCATTGAGAGGGGGGTGCTCACCCCGGGCAGTCTGCTCGGCAACGAGATAGAACTCGCGGGCCGGCTCGGGCTGTCCCGGCCGACGGTCCGCCAGGCCATCCAGTCCCTGGTCGACAAGGGGCTGCTGGTGCGCCGCCGAGGCGTGGGCACCCAGGTCGTGCACAGCCAGGTCAGGCGCCCCCTGGAGCTGAGCAGCCTCTACGACGACCTGGAGGCGGCCGGCCAGCGGCCCGCGACGGTCGTGCTCACCAACGAGACCGAGCCCGCTAGCGCCGAGGTCGCGGCCGCCCTCGGCGTCCCCGAGGGCAGCGAGGTGCGGCTGATCGAGCGGCTGCGTTACGCCCACGGCGAGCCGATGGCCCGGCTGCGCAACCATCTGCCGGCCGGTCTGCTGGAGTGCGACACCGAGCGGCTGGAGTCCACCGGCCTGTACCGGATGATGCGCGCCGCGGGCATCACCCTGCACAGCGCCCGCCAGTCGGTCGGCGCCCGCGCGGCGACGGAGCAGGAGGCCGAACTGCTCGGCGAGGCGGCCGGAGCGCCGCTGCTGACGATGGAACGCGCCACCTTCGACGACACGGGCCGGCCGGTCGAGTTCGGCTCCCACGTCTACCGCGCCTCGCGCTACGCCTTCGAGTTCCAGCTCCTGGTACGGCCGTAG
- a CDS encoding Gfo/Idh/MocA family oxidoreductase, whose protein sequence is MRIGLIGTGRIGSFHAGVLSRHREVGSLVVADTDAVRAAEVADRCGATAAPSSNEVFTWGVDAVVIASATAAHAELIARAARAGIPAFCEKPIALDLPGTLGALRAVEEAGTQLQLGFMRRFDAGYTAARELVRSGRLGRLHTVRAITSDPAPPPAAYLPLSGGLYRDCLVHDFDILRWVTGREVTEVYATGSDAGHPMFKEVGDIDTAAALLTLDDGTLATATATRCNGAGYDVRMELAGELDQVAVGLDDRTPISSTEPHGLPPVDKPWPGFLERFAPAYEAELDAFVRMVAGEAENPCDGREALTALRIAEACELSRREHRPVRLEEIPAD, encoded by the coding sequence ATGCGCATCGGACTCATCGGAACGGGACGTATCGGCAGCTTTCACGCGGGGGTGCTCAGCCGCCACCGTGAGGTGGGTTCCCTGGTCGTGGCGGACACCGACGCCGTCCGCGCGGCGGAGGTGGCGGACCGCTGCGGCGCCACCGCCGCGCCCAGCAGCAACGAGGTCTTCACGTGGGGCGTGGACGCGGTGGTGATCGCCTCCGCGACCGCCGCGCACGCCGAACTGATCGCGCGTGCCGCACGCGCCGGCATCCCGGCGTTCTGCGAGAAGCCGATCGCCCTGGACCTTCCGGGCACCCTGGGGGCGTTGCGGGCCGTCGAGGAGGCGGGGACCCAGCTCCAGCTGGGCTTCATGCGGCGGTTCGACGCCGGGTACACGGCGGCACGCGAGCTGGTTCGCTCCGGCCGCCTCGGCCGGCTGCACACCGTCAGGGCCATCACCTCCGACCCCGCGCCGCCGCCGGCGGCCTACCTGCCGCTGTCGGGCGGCCTGTACCGGGACTGTCTGGTCCACGACTTCGACATCCTGCGGTGGGTGACCGGCCGAGAGGTCACCGAGGTGTACGCGACCGGCTCGGACGCGGGCCATCCGATGTTCAAGGAGGTGGGCGACATCGACACGGCGGCGGCGCTGCTCACGCTCGACGACGGGACGCTGGCCACGGCGACCGCCACCCGCTGCAACGGCGCCGGCTACGACGTACGGATGGAGCTGGCCGGAGAGCTCGACCAGGTCGCCGTCGGCCTCGACGACCGTACGCCGATCAGCTCCACGGAGCCGCACGGCCTGCCGCCCGTCGACAAGCCGTGGCCGGGCTTCCTCGAGCGTTTCGCCCCGGCGTACGAGGCGGAGCTGGACGCGTTCGTGCGCATGGTGGCGGGCGAGGCGGAGAATCCGTGCGACGGCCGGGAGGCACTGACGGCGCTGCGGATCGCGGAGGCCTGCGAACTGTCCCGCCGGGAGCACCGGCCGGTCCGGCTGGAGGAGATCCCGGCGGACTGA
- a CDS encoding peptidoglycan-binding domain-containing protein, which produces MSTGIGNKIDQTAAANSPPTQAERSASLALATELRWLDSSGAPASVDLVAADWDKVKAHLDLAPQGHRAFEPPFTSLHVGDDEIDRHVFAKLDQMESFLTQRPEFAEFTSWPANAQLATMSMCWALGPAFRFPKLQGHVALRDWNGAADECHFTPDEGTIKIRNKLDRAHFLLARTVDDRGLPADRLALDLSDVFGVQGALLALGYDPGPQDGADGPRTQGAVHTFQGDTGLAQNGSSTDPATLAALSSRLSGSGFTVLGV; this is translated from the coding sequence GTGAGCACCGGGATCGGCAACAAGATCGATCAGACCGCCGCGGCCAACTCTCCCCCGACTCAGGCAGAGCGGTCCGCTTCTCTGGCTCTGGCCACCGAATTGCGATGGCTGGACAGCAGCGGTGCCCCGGCCTCGGTGGACCTCGTCGCCGCGGATTGGGACAAGGTGAAGGCGCATCTCGATCTCGCCCCGCAGGGACACAGAGCTTTCGAGCCTCCGTTCACCTCGTTGCATGTGGGGGACGACGAGATCGACCGCCATGTGTTCGCCAAGCTGGATCAGATGGAGTCGTTCCTCACGCAGCGCCCCGAGTTCGCCGAATTCACCTCGTGGCCGGCCAACGCACAGCTCGCGACCATGAGCATGTGCTGGGCGCTGGGACCGGCGTTCAGGTTCCCCAAGCTCCAGGGCCACGTGGCCCTGCGGGACTGGAACGGCGCGGCCGACGAATGCCATTTCACCCCGGACGAAGGGACCATCAAGATCCGGAACAAACTCGACCGGGCGCACTTCCTGCTGGCCCGGACCGTCGACGATCGGGGCCTTCCTGCCGATCGACTGGCGCTCGATCTGTCGGACGTGTTCGGCGTGCAGGGCGCTTTGCTCGCCCTCGGATACGACCCGGGGCCCCAGGACGGCGCGGACGGGCCCCGCACTCAGGGGGCGGTCCACACGTTCCAGGGTGACACCGGCCTCGCCCAGAACGGATCGTCC
- a CDS encoding SH3 domain-containing protein has protein sequence MPGGRPGAGPNIDEEAAMSWRVANSLETLRRQLDARFPGRSIASDGGIGDEAHWVRGNASDHNPWYGPGIVTARDFTHDPAHGLDIQQVADQLLGSRDPRIKYVIANSRIATNRSWQWEPYDGANPHDKHFHLSVVADPRCDEAQDWSAPLLGEAPVDGGGDGVEGNFVTWGTGVNVRAEPRLGAPVVAVLSGPTRVLVQCQTQGDTVNASGHTNNAWSFVPALGGYLSNIFIDHPDAWLPDIGEC, from the coding sequence GTGCCCGGTGGACGACCGGGCGCCGGGCCGAACATCGACGAGGAGGCCGCCATGTCGTGGCGCGTCGCGAACAGCCTGGAAACCCTTCGGCGGCAGCTCGACGCCCGCTTCCCCGGACGCAGCATCGCCTCCGACGGCGGCATAGGAGACGAGGCCCACTGGGTGCGCGGCAACGCCAGTGACCACAACCCCTGGTACGGACCCGGCATCGTCACCGCCCGCGACTTCACCCATGATCCCGCGCACGGTCTCGACATCCAGCAGGTGGCCGACCAACTGCTCGGCTCCCGAGACCCGAGGATCAAGTACGTCATCGCCAACAGCCGGATCGCCACCAATCGGAGCTGGCAGTGGGAGCCGTACGACGGTGCCAACCCGCACGACAAGCACTTCCATCTCTCGGTGGTCGCGGATCCGCGCTGCGACGAAGCGCAGGACTGGAGCGCACCCCTCCTGGGAGAGGCTCCGGTCGACGGGGGCGGCGACGGCGTGGAAGGCAACTTCGTCACCTGGGGCACCGGAGTCAACGTGCGGGCGGAGCCCCGGCTCGGGGCCCCCGTCGTCGCGGTGCTGTCCGGGCCGACGCGCGTGCTGGTGCAGTGCCAGACACAGGGCGACACGGTCAACGCCTCTGGCCACACCAACAACGCCTGGTCCTTCGTGCCGGCGCTCGGCGGCTACCTCTCGAACATTTTCATCGACCACCCGGACGCCTGGCTTCCGGACATCGGTGAGTGCTGA
- a CDS encoding bacterial transcriptional activator domain-containing protein, translated as MATEAMQVDVHTFTETALGVVQGYGSPLPAHLPLGLLGGEDLLPGWDEDWVLLERERLRQLRLHALDALAETLVRQGKPALALEAAWASVRTEPLRESGHRVVVSVHLAEGNLSEAVHHYQAFRRLLNEELGVEPSPQFTRMLPVHRPGRALRDRP; from the coding sequence GTGGCCACGGAGGCCATGCAGGTGGACGTCCACACCTTCACCGAGACGGCACTCGGCGTCGTACAGGGCTACGGTTCCCCACTTCCCGCGCACCTGCCGTTGGGGCTGCTCGGAGGAGAGGATCTCCTGCCCGGCTGGGACGAGGACTGGGTGCTGTTGGAACGTGAACGCCTACGCCAACTGCGATTGCACGCGCTCGACGCCCTGGCCGAGACACTCGTCAGGCAAGGAAAGCCGGCCCTGGCGCTGGAAGCGGCGTGGGCGAGTGTGCGCACGGAACCGCTGCGGGAAAGCGGTCATCGGGTCGTCGTGTCGGTGCACCTCGCGGAGGGCAACCTCAGCGAAGCGGTCCACCACTACCAGGCGTTCCGCCGGCTGTTGAACGAGGAACTGGGAGTGGAACCGTCCCCTCAGTTCACCCGGATGCTGCCTGTGCACCGGCCGGGCCGCGCCCTTCGTGACCGGCCGTGA
- a CDS encoding PaaI family thioesterase, translated as MTGLDLDTARKVLDSQPFSRLLGARITAFGDGEAVLEVDVREDLRQQNGYLHGGVLAYAADNSITFAAGTTLGPAVLTGAFSVQYMRPATGRTLIARAAVVHTGRRQAVVRCDLLTVGADGDETLCAVAQGTVLSAGTP; from the coding sequence ATGACCGGACTTGATCTCGACACCGCGCGCAAGGTGCTCGACAGCCAGCCGTTCAGCAGGCTGCTGGGCGCGCGGATCACCGCCTTCGGCGACGGGGAGGCCGTGCTCGAGGTGGACGTCCGGGAGGACCTGCGCCAGCAGAACGGGTATCTGCACGGCGGTGTCCTCGCGTACGCCGCCGACAACTCGATCACCTTCGCCGCCGGAACCACCCTGGGGCCGGCCGTGCTGACCGGTGCCTTCTCCGTGCAGTACATGCGGCCCGCCACCGGCCGCACACTGATCGCCCGCGCCGCCGTCGTGCACACCGGGCGACGGCAGGCCGTCGTCCGCTGCGATCTGCTCACCGTCGGCGCGGACGGGGACGAGACCCTCTGCGCCGTCGCGCAGGGCACCGTCCTGTCCGCGGGGACACCGTGA
- a CDS encoding ABC transporter permease, whose translation MSTSAPPATPDKAPDRADERLLRTSPLRKLMGRPELGSVVGAVAVFVFFSVVADAFLRTSSLATVLYAASTLGIMAVPVALLMIGGEFDLSAGVMVTSSALISSMFSYQMTANVWVGALVSLVVTLGLGAFNGLMLTRTKLPSFIITLGTFLMLTGLNLGLTKLISGTVSTKSIGDMEGFPSAKSVFGEFTVGGTTIKATIVWWVVLIALATWILLRTRFGNWIFAVGGGADAARAVGVPVKRTKILLYMGVAFAAWVSGQHLLFSFDVVQSGEGVGNELTYIIAAVIGGCLITGGYGSAIGSAVGALIFGMTSKGIVYAEWNPDWFKFFLGAMLLLATLLNAWVRKRAEATT comes from the coding sequence ATGAGCACGAGCGCACCACCAGCCACGCCCGACAAGGCGCCGGACAGGGCGGACGAGCGGCTGCTGCGCACGTCGCCGCTGCGCAAGCTGATGGGCCGCCCCGAGCTGGGCTCGGTCGTCGGCGCCGTGGCCGTCTTCGTCTTCTTCTCCGTCGTCGCGGACGCCTTCCTCCGGACGTCCAGCCTCGCCACCGTCCTGTACGCGGCCTCGACCCTCGGCATCATGGCCGTACCGGTCGCGCTGCTGATGATCGGCGGGGAGTTCGACCTCTCCGCGGGTGTCATGGTGACCAGCTCCGCGCTGATCTCCTCGATGTTCAGCTACCAGATGACCGCCAACGTCTGGGTCGGGGCCCTTGTCTCCCTGGTGGTCACCCTCGGGCTCGGCGCTTTCAACGGCCTGATGCTCACCCGTACGAAACTGCCCAGCTTCATCATCACGCTCGGCACGTTCCTGATGCTGACGGGCCTCAACCTCGGCCTCACGAAACTCATCAGCGGCACGGTCTCGACCAAGTCCATCGGCGACATGGAGGGCTTCCCGTCCGCCAAGAGCGTCTTCGGCGAGTTCACCGTGGGCGGTACGACGATCAAGGCGACCATCGTGTGGTGGGTCGTGCTGATCGCGCTGGCCACCTGGATCCTGCTCCGCACCCGCTTCGGCAACTGGATCTTCGCGGTGGGCGGCGGCGCCGACGCTGCCCGCGCGGTGGGCGTCCCGGTCAAGCGGACCAAGATCCTTCTGTACATGGGTGTGGCCTTCGCCGCCTGGGTCTCCGGCCAGCACCTGCTGTTCTCGTTCGACGTGGTGCAGTCCGGCGAGGGCGTCGGCAACGAGCTGACGTACATCATCGCCGCGGTCATCGGCGGCTGTCTGATCACCGGCGGCTACGGCTCGGCGATCGGCTCGGCCGTCGGCGCGCTGATCTTCGGCATGACCAGCAAGGGCATCGTCTACGCGGAGTGGAACCCGGACTGGTTCAAGTTCTTCCTCGGAGCGATGCTCCTCCTGGCCACCCTGCTCAACGCATGGGTACGCAAGCGTGCGGAGGCGACCACCTGA
- a CDS encoding ATP-binding cassette domain-containing protein encodes MSALVELDDVSKYYGNIRALEGVSLECHAGEITCVLGDNGAGKSTLIKIIAGLHRHDAGTLRIEGEETSLAGPREALDRGIATVYQDLAVVPLMPVWRNFFLGSEPTRGKGPFKRLDVETMRRTTRAELLRMGIDLRDVDQPIGTLSGGERQCVAIARAVYFGAKVLVLDEPTAALGVKQSGVVLKYVAAARDAGLGVVLITHNPHHAYLVGDRFVLLKRGVMSGSHTKQSVTLDELTRQMAGGSELEDLRHELERAPAPTHLGGHAVDTGEPAGEARGKD; translated from the coding sequence ATGAGTGCCCTTGTCGAGCTCGACGACGTCAGCAAGTACTACGGCAACATCAGGGCCCTCGAAGGCGTCTCCCTGGAGTGCCACGCGGGTGAGATCACCTGTGTCCTCGGCGACAACGGCGCCGGCAAGTCGACCCTGATCAAGATCATCGCGGGACTGCACCGGCACGACGCCGGCACCCTGCGCATCGAGGGCGAGGAGACCTCGCTCGCCGGCCCGCGCGAGGCGCTGGACCGGGGGATCGCCACCGTCTACCAGGATCTGGCGGTCGTCCCGCTGATGCCGGTCTGGCGCAACTTCTTCCTCGGCTCGGAGCCGACCCGCGGCAAGGGCCCCTTCAAGCGACTCGACGTGGAGACGATGCGGCGCACCACCCGCGCCGAGCTGCTGCGGATGGGTATCGACCTGCGCGACGTCGACCAGCCCATCGGGACGCTGTCCGGCGGTGAGCGACAGTGCGTGGCCATCGCCCGCGCCGTCTACTTCGGCGCCAAGGTGCTGGTGCTGGACGAGCCGACGGCCGCGCTGGGCGTGAAGCAGTCCGGTGTGGTGCTGAAGTATGTGGCCGCGGCCCGCGACGCGGGTCTGGGCGTGGTGCTCATCACCCACAACCCGCATCACGCCTATCTGGTCGGCGACCGCTTCGTGCTCCTCAAGCGCGGTGTCATGTCCGGGAGCCACACCAAGCAGAGCGTCACACTCGACGAACTCACCCGGCAGATGGCGGGCGGCAGCGAGCTGGAGGACCTCCGCCACGAGCTGGAGCGCGCCCCCGCGCCCACCCACCTCGGCGGCCACGCCGTCGACACCGGGGAGCCCGCCGGCGAGGCGCGCGGGAAGGACTGA
- a CDS encoding type II toxin-antitoxin system PemK/MazF family toxin: MQRGEVWWVEFDERRPVVLLSGDDASGIRVMQVVARAGVDITGLGVEVAVGAVEGLPFEGVLRFAFPRPGFTPCTWLTTVSRDDLIERAGALSSAKLSEIDNALRLGEQAKEWTPATTAKLSEIRSALRLGGLG; encoded by the coding sequence GTGCAACGTGGCGAAGTCTGGTGGGTGGAGTTCGACGAGCGGCGGCCGGTCGTGCTGCTGTCGGGAGACGACGCGTCCGGGATCCGGGTGATGCAGGTCGTCGCTCGGGCGGGTGTCGACATCACCGGTCTCGGCGTCGAAGTGGCAGTAGGCGCCGTGGAAGGACTGCCCTTTGAAGGCGTGCTTCGGTTCGCGTTCCCGCGTCCGGGCTTTACCCCTTGCACGTGGCTGACCACCGTGTCCCGGGACGACCTGATCGAGCGGGCGGGCGCCCTGTCCTCCGCGAAACTCAGCGAGATTGACAACGCCCTCCGTCTCGGTGAGCAGGCGAAGGAGTGGACCCCGGCGACGACCGCGAAGCTCAGCGAGATAAGGAGCGCCCTCCGTCTCGGTGGACTCGGGTAG
- a CDS encoding peptidoglycan DD-metalloendopeptidase family protein — protein MVALSNVRFGKKNADVRTVQKALIARGRKIPDGATGLFGEQTKAAYRAEQIAQGFKGADADGVPGCKSLTTLGRHARFTVDCKGARPAAGRAGAPGKGRVSSPVPGHRVTFEFFSPGPYAWKPAPDRIGRHTGQDFAARSGTPVVAVRTGTIAWSNGEGGAYGQWIGLRGDNGHVYTYCHLSQRQVKPGQKVAVGQQIGKVGNTGNSTGPHLHFEMSKGREWAYGQVAKPRY, from the coding sequence ATGGTCGCACTCTCCAACGTCCGGTTCGGCAAGAAGAACGCGGACGTCCGCACGGTACAGAAGGCCCTGATCGCCCGGGGCCGCAAGATCCCTGACGGAGCCACCGGGCTCTTCGGCGAACAGACCAAGGCCGCATACCGTGCCGAGCAGATCGCCCAGGGCTTCAAGGGAGCGGACGCCGACGGCGTTCCCGGCTGCAAGTCCCTCACCACACTGGGCCGTCACGCCCGCTTCACCGTCGACTGCAAAGGGGCCCGACCCGCCGCCGGCCGCGCAGGCGCCCCCGGCAAGGGACGCGTGTCGTCCCCCGTGCCCGGCCACAGGGTCACCTTCGAATTCTTCTCACCCGGCCCGTACGCATGGAAGCCGGCGCCGGACCGCATCGGCCGGCACACCGGCCAGGACTTCGCCGCCCGGTCGGGCACCCCGGTGGTCGCCGTGCGCACCGGCACCATCGCCTGGTCCAACGGCGAGGGGGGCGCGTACGGCCAGTGGATCGGACTGCGAGGGGACAACGGTCACGTCTACACCTACTGCCACCTCTCACAGCGGCAGGTGAAGCCCGGCCAGAAGGTCGCTGTGGGCCAGCAGATCGGGAAGGTGGGAAACACAGGGAATTCCACCGGACCGCACCTGCACTTCGAAATGTCGAAGGGCCGTGAATGGGCCTACGGCCAAGTCGCCAAGCCCCGCTACTGA
- a CDS encoding sugar ABC transporter substrate-binding protein, which produces MRSPRTAAALLAACALVVVAGCSSSGGKDADEKPTGDGAGGEAAKTPRMKIAMVTHSGQGDTFWDIVQSGAKVAARKDNVDFLYAANPEGKEQAQLVQTYIDQKVDGIIVTLAKPEAMSDVVKKAVAAGIPVVTINSGAEFSDGLGALSHIGQDESVAGEAVGEELNAQGKKKALCVIHEQGNVSLEARCAGVKKTFDGTVENLNVEGTNMPATTSSVEAKLQSAEDIDAVVTLGAPFAAASVKAKQGAGSAAEISTFDLNAEVVARLKAKEIAFAVDQQPYLQGYLAVDELWLNKVNGNVIGGGKPILTGPALVTEKDVPALEKLTADGTR; this is translated from the coding sequence ATGCGTAGCCCCCGCACGGCAGCAGCCCTGCTCGCCGCATGTGCCCTGGTCGTCGTCGCCGGATGCAGCAGTTCCGGCGGCAAGGACGCCGACGAGAAGCCCACGGGGGACGGCGCGGGCGGCGAGGCCGCGAAGACCCCCCGGATGAAGATCGCCATGGTGACGCACTCCGGTCAGGGCGACACCTTCTGGGACATCGTCCAGAGCGGCGCCAAGGTCGCGGCGCGCAAGGACAACGTCGACTTCCTCTACGCGGCGAACCCGGAGGGCAAGGAGCAGGCCCAGCTGGTCCAGACGTACATCGACCAGAAGGTCGACGGGATCATCGTCACCCTCGCCAAGCCGGAGGCGATGAGCGACGTGGTGAAGAAGGCGGTGGCGGCGGGCATCCCCGTCGTCACGATCAACTCCGGAGCGGAGTTCTCCGACGGCCTCGGCGCGCTCAGCCACATCGGCCAGGACGAGTCGGTGGCCGGCGAGGCCGTCGGTGAGGAGCTCAACGCCCAGGGGAAGAAGAAGGCGCTCTGCGTCATCCACGAACAGGGCAACGTCTCCCTCGAGGCGCGCTGCGCCGGCGTGAAGAAGACCTTCGACGGCACGGTCGAGAACCTCAACGTCGAGGGCACGAACATGCCCGCCACCACGTCTTCCGTCGAGGCGAAACTCCAGAGCGCCGAGGACATCGACGCCGTCGTCACGCTCGGCGCGCCGTTCGCCGCCGCGTCGGTGAAGGCCAAGCAGGGCGCCGGGTCGGCGGCGGAGATCAGCACCTTCGACCTCAACGCGGAGGTCGTAGCCCGTCTCAAGGCCAAGGAGATCGCCTTCGCGGTCGACCAGCAGCCCTACCTCCAGGGCTATCTCGCGGTCGACGAGCTGTGGCTGAACAAGGTCAACGGCAACGTGATCGGCGGCGGCAAGCCGATCCTCACCGGCCCCGCCCTCGTCACGGAGAAGGACGTCCCCGCGCTCGAGAAGCTCACGGCCGACGGCACGCGGTGA
- a CDS encoding ROK family glucokinase — protein sequence MSTYRDFTNRGTARATVLKTVGTRERRSHLTAPRVPTVGIDIGGTKVMAGVVDADGIILEKIRTETPDKSKSPKVVEDTICELVLDLSDRHDVHAVGIGAAGWVDADRSKVLFAPHLAWRNEPLRDALSARLAVPVLVDNDANTAAWAEWRFGAGRGEDHIVMITLGTGIGGAILEDGQVKRGKFGVAGEFGHMQVVPGGHRCPCGNRGCWEQYSSGNALVREARELAAADSPVAYSIIDRVGGNVGDITGPLITELAREGDAMCVELFQDIGQWLGVGIANLAAALDPSCFVIGGGVSAADDLLIGPARDAFRRHLTGRGYRPEARIAKAQLGPEAGMVGAADLARLVARRFRRANRRRVERHERYERYAQALRNPSSVRPTQEPPS from the coding sequence TTGAGTACGTACCGCGACTTCACGAACCGAGGCACCGCACGCGCCACCGTCCTGAAGACGGTCGGCACGCGCGAGCGGCGCTCGCACCTCACGGCGCCCCGCGTACCCACGGTCGGCATCGACATCGGCGGCACCAAGGTGATGGCGGGCGTCGTCGACGCCGACGGGATCATCCTCGAGAAGATCCGCACCGAGACCCCCGACAAGTCCAAGAGCCCCAAGGTCGTCGAGGACACCATCTGCGAGTTGGTGCTCGACCTCTCCGACCGGCACGATGTGCACGCCGTGGGCATCGGCGCGGCCGGCTGGGTCGACGCGGACCGGTCCAAGGTGCTCTTCGCGCCCCACCTCGCCTGGCGGAACGAGCCCCTGCGCGACGCCCTCTCCGCCCGTCTCGCCGTGCCCGTACTGGTCGACAACGACGCCAACACCGCCGCCTGGGCGGAGTGGCGCTTCGGCGCCGGACGTGGCGAGGACCACATCGTCATGATCACGCTCGGTACCGGCATCGGCGGCGCGATCCTCGAGGACGGCCAGGTCAAGCGCGGCAAGTTCGGCGTCGCCGGCGAGTTCGGCCATATGCAGGTCGTGCCCGGCGGCCACCGCTGCCCGTGCGGCAACCGCGGCTGCTGGGAGCAGTACAGCTCCGGCAACGCACTGGTCCGTGAGGCCCGCGAGCTCGCCGCCGCCGACTCACCGGTCGCCTACAGCATCATCGACCGGGTCGGCGGCAACGTCGGCGACATCACCGGGCCGCTCATCACCGAGCTGGCCCGCGAGGGCGACGCGATGTGTGTCGAGCTGTTCCAGGACATCGGGCAGTGGCTCGGTGTCGGCATCGCCAACCTCGCCGCCGCCCTCGACCCGTCGTGCTTCGTCATCGGCGGCGGCGTCAGCGCCGCCGACGACCTGCTGATCGGTCCCGCCAGGGACGCGTTCCGCCGTCACCTGACGGGCCGCGGCTACCGCCCGGAGGCCCGGATCGCCAAGGCCCAGCTGGGCCCCGAAGCGGGTATGGTCGGCGCGGCCGACCTCGCGCGGCTGGTGGCCCGACGCTTCCGACGGGCCAACCGGCGCCGTGTGGAACGCCACGAGCGCTACGAGCGCTACGCACAGGCCCTGCGCAACCCGAGTTCTGTACGCCCCACCCAGGAACCGCCGTCATGA
- a CDS encoding sugar ABC transporter substrate-binding protein has product MARARTGVRALGAVLAAVLGVSLAGCSSTGGKRAEDARKAQAAAGKAAVNTPRWTFAMVTHSGDGDTFWDIVQSGAEQAAAKDNINFLYAHSDEGQQQAQLVDSYISKKVDALIVTLAKPDAMKAVVAKARKAGIPVITVNSGSEQSKAYGALTHIGQDETIAGEAVGDELDARGKKKALCVLHEQGNVGHEQRCAGAKKTFGGDMQNLYVDGTNMPDVQASIEAKLQADRSIDSVVTLGAPFADAAVQAKKTAGSEAEIDTFDLNPKVAKALQEGTLGFAVDQQPYLQGYQAVDLLWLYKYNADVLGGGRPVLTGPQIITEKDAAELEEFTERGTR; this is encoded by the coding sequence GTGGCAAGGGCAAGGACAGGGGTACGCGCGCTCGGCGCGGTGCTGGCGGCGGTACTCGGAGTGTCCCTCGCGGGATGCAGCAGCACCGGCGGCAAGCGGGCGGAGGATGCCCGCAAGGCCCAGGCCGCGGCCGGGAAGGCCGCGGTGAACACGCCGCGCTGGACGTTCGCCATGGTCACCCACTCGGGCGACGGCGACACGTTCTGGGACATCGTCCAGAGCGGCGCCGAGCAGGCGGCCGCCAAGGACAACATCAACTTCCTCTACGCCCACAGCGACGAGGGACAGCAGCAGGCGCAGCTCGTCGACTCCTACATCTCCAAGAAGGTCGACGCGCTGATCGTCACACTCGCCAAGCCCGACGCCATGAAGGCCGTCGTCGCCAAGGCCCGCAAGGCCGGCATCCCCGTGATCACGGTGAACTCCGGCTCCGAGCAGTCCAAGGCGTACGGCGCCCTCACCCACATCGGCCAGGACGAGACCATCGCCGGAGAGGCCGTCGGCGACGAGCTCGACGCGCGCGGCAAGAAGAAGGCCCTGTGCGTCCTGCACGAGCAGGGCAACGTGGGCCACGAGCAGCGCTGCGCGGGCGCGAAGAAGACCTTCGGCGGCGACATGCAGAACCTGTACGTCGACGGCACCAACATGCCCGACGTACAGGCATCCATCGAGGCGAAGCTCCAGGCCGACCGGTCCATCGACTCCGTCGTCACCCTCGGCGCGCCGTTCGCGGACGCCGCCGTCCAGGCCAAGAAGACCGCGGGGTCCGAGGCCGAGATCGACACCTTCGACCTCAACCCCAAGGTGGCCAAGGCGCTTCAGGAGGGCACGCTCGGCTTCGCCGTCGACCAGCAGCCGTATCTCCAGGGCTACCAGGCAGTGGACCTGCTGTGGCTCTACAAGTACAACGCCGACGTCCTCGGCGGAGGGCGGCCCGTCCTGACCGGACCCCAGATCATCACCGAGAAGGACGCCGCCGAGCTCGAGGAATTCACGGAGCGGGGGACCCGATGA